The following are encoded together in the Lathyrus oleraceus cultivar Zhongwan6 chromosome 3, CAAS_Psat_ZW6_1.0, whole genome shotgun sequence genome:
- the LOC127128311 gene encoding uncharacterized protein LOC127128311, producing the protein MGEPSSSSSASYIHMVQHLIEKCLIFHMTKEECMEALSKHAKIKPVITSTVWNELEKENKDFFEAYAKSKSKDERMSEEETNQMLQKIISDSSKGSTND; encoded by the exons ATGGGAGaaccttcttcttcttcatctgcTTCATACATTCATATG GTGCAACACTTAATTGAAAAGTGTTTGATCTTTCACATGACAAAGGAAGAATGCATGGAAGCTCTTTCTAAGCATGCAAAAATTAAGCCTGTCATAACTTCCACTG TTTGGAATGAGCTGGAGAAAGAGAACAAAGATTTTTTTGAAGCTTATGCAAAATCAAAGAGTAAAGACGAGCGAATGTCCGAGGAAGAGACAAACCAGATGCTACAGAAAATCATCTCAGATTCCTCCAAAGGCTCAACCAATGACTAA